The following proteins are co-located in the Streptomyces kaniharaensis genome:
- a CDS encoding site-specific integrase: MSLYVQSGAFRRHTPETKRNYATDICLFLAFLWARGLAWTQAVERDLEDFEHWRRFAAENPRLIGGSKWNRELAALVGLYAWAARAGHVPRSPVGTRQVLGPYGAVVSAPVARAKDARRSNVHWLTPRAFRRWVEVGLRGQGGGGLPLPGWCGRLEDRNVAFVDLLYSSGMRRSEAGSLLLFEVPRLRLEGGRYCVGRIAAAVTRSKKARTFYVAAGVVGEIETYVDSSRALAVRRAQRAGRYEDLPRLRVVTDVAGGVRPTVRWLDHNGAAGERRLTDLTVADRMALYTEGPHGLEPLWLWLNERGLPLAVDSWEGVFRTANDRCRQVLTPAGGPFPDPHRVYAPYATAHACRNSFALFMLVVLNHLMDRRFGLTPEERRDFRLLYGDPWRMVQDLLGHASRETTCDLYLAPVADLQLRALLAAAPDASEPGLASLDGVFARLARESEGIQDVDDLMMPAVGGAA, translated from the coding sequence TTGAGTCTGTACGTCCAGAGCGGGGCGTTTCGCCGTCATACGCCGGAGACCAAGCGCAACTACGCGACGGACATCTGCCTGTTCCTTGCCTTCCTGTGGGCGCGAGGCCTCGCCTGGACGCAGGCGGTAGAGCGGGACCTTGAGGACTTCGAGCACTGGCGGCGGTTCGCCGCGGAGAATCCCCGGCTCATCGGCGGGTCGAAGTGGAACCGTGAGCTGGCCGCCCTGGTCGGCCTGTACGCGTGGGCCGCCAGGGCGGGCCACGTCCCAAGAAGTCCCGTCGGTACCCGGCAGGTGCTCGGGCCGTACGGTGCCGTGGTGTCGGCGCCGGTGGCGAGGGCGAAGGATGCGCGTCGCAGCAACGTTCACTGGCTGACCCCGAGGGCGTTTCGCCGGTGGGTCGAGGTCGGGCTGCGTGGCCAGGGTGGGGGCGGACTCCCGTTGCCCGGGTGGTGCGGCCGGTTGGAGGACCGGAACGTCGCCTTCGTCGATCTGCTGTATTCGTCGGGGATGCGGCGGAGCGAGGCCGGGTCGCTCCTCCTGTTCGAGGTGCCGCGGCTGCGGTTGGAGGGCGGCCGGTACTGCGTGGGGCGGATCGCGGCGGCGGTGACGCGTTCGAAGAAGGCGCGGACCTTCTACGTCGCGGCCGGTGTCGTCGGAGAGATCGAGACGTACGTGGACTCCTCACGCGCTCTGGCCGTCCGCAGGGCTCAGCGGGCTGGCCGCTACGAGGACTTGCCGCGGCTTCGGGTTGTCACGGACGTCGCGGGCGGGGTGAGGCCGACGGTGCGATGGCTGGACCACAACGGTGCCGCGGGCGAGCGCAGGCTCACGGATCTCACGGTCGCGGACCGGATGGCGCTGTACACCGAGGGCCCGCACGGTCTGGAGCCGTTGTGGCTGTGGCTGAACGAGCGCGGCCTGCCGCTCGCGGTGGACTCCTGGGAGGGCGTCTTTCGCACGGCCAACGACCGTTGCCGCCAGGTGCTCACCCCGGCGGGCGGCCCTTTCCCGGACCCGCACCGGGTGTACGCGCCGTATGCGACCGCGCACGCGTGCCGCAACAGTTTCGCGCTGTTCATGCTGGTCGTGCTGAACCACCTCATGGACCGCAGGTTCGGCCTCACTCCGGAGGAACGGCGCGACTTCCGGCTGCTGTACGGCGACCCCTGGCGCATGGTGCAGGATCTGCTGGGGCACGCCAGCCGCGAGACGACCTGCGACCTCTACCTCGCGCCGGTGGCCGACCTGCAACTGCGGGCCCTGCTGGCGGCGGCTCCGGACGCCAGCGAGCCGGGGCTGGCCTCGTTGGACGGGGTGTTCGCGCGCCTGGCCCGGGAGAGCGAGGGTATCCAGGACGTCGACGATCTGATGATGCCCGCCGTCGGCGGGGCGGCGTGA
- a CDS encoding ATP-dependent DNA ligase, with protein sequence MPARSQRRTMLEDLDLERPRLRVPPAWDSASEAYAWTREHRLEGVIAKRADSLYRPGTRSRDWIKIKHLRVQTS encoded by the coding sequence ATGCCGGCCAGGAGCCAGCGGCGCACAATGCTGGAAGACCTCGACCTGGAGCGGCCGCGGCTTCGAGTGCCGCCAGCCTGGGACTCAGCAAGCGAGGCGTACGCGTGGACGCGGGAGCACCGGCTGGAGGGCGTGATCGCCAAGCGCGCGGACTCCCTGTACCGACCGGGCACGCGCTCCCGGGACTGGATCAAGATCAAGCACCTGCGAGTGCAGACGTCGTGA
- a CDS encoding ATP dependent DNA ligase, producing the protein MIGGWLPGGPRNATVRAVLVGVPAEGGRLLFVGSVGSGFAGPERRALAAALRRIASPVSPFTAGVGLGLPRGTEVRFTRPELHAEVEFLELTDAGRLRQPVWRGLRG; encoded by the coding sequence GTGATCGGCGGCTGGCTGCCCGGCGGCCCCCGCAACGCAACGGTGCGGGCCGTCCTGGTGGGCGTGCCCGCCGAAGGCGGCCGTCTGCTCTTCGTCGGCTCGGTCGGCAGCGGCTTCGCCGGACCGGAGCGGCGCGCCCTGGCGGCCGCGCTGCGCCGCATCGCCTCACCGGTGTCGCCCTTCACCGCTGGTGTCGGGCTGGGGCTGCCACGCGGCACCGAGGTCCGATTCACCCGCCCCGAGCTGCATGCCGAGGTCGAATTCCTGGAGCTCACCGACGCCGGCCGGCTCCGGCAACCCGTGTGGCGGGGGCTGCGTGGCTGA
- the mscL gene encoding large conductance mechanosensitive channel protein MscL, which produces MLHGFKKFIMRGNVIDLAVAFVMGAAFVAVMNSLVSDLLTPLIAAIFGKQDFSALTFTVNGSVFRYGAFINALISFVLIATALYFFVVAPLNAVADRRRRKAGLPVLDEPPTELELLTQMRDLLREAPRR; this is translated from the coding sequence GTGCTGCACGGGTTCAAGAAGTTCATCATGCGCGGGAACGTGATCGACCTGGCCGTCGCCTTCGTCATGGGCGCCGCGTTCGTCGCCGTGATGAACAGCCTGGTAAGTGACCTGCTGACCCCCTTGATCGCGGCCATCTTCGGCAAGCAGGACTTCTCGGCGCTCACCTTCACGGTCAACGGAAGTGTCTTCCGCTACGGCGCGTTCATCAACGCACTGATCTCGTTCGTCTTGATCGCCACCGCGCTGTACTTTTTCGTCGTCGCACCGCTCAACGCCGTCGCCGATCGCCGCCGCCGCAAGGCCGGTCTCCCCGTCCTGGACGAACCGCCGACCGAACTCGAGCTGCTGACCCAGATGCGGGACCTGCTCCGCGAAGCGCCGCGTCGCTGA
- a CDS encoding NAD(P)H-dependent flavin oxidoreductase, whose amino-acid sequence MLFAPNPVPVAPDAYHAYARVLQPEADRHHVALPADTVTEDDDAWADKLDLLLRAPVPLVFGLPHPDTVRALQDAVSLVARSVTTPAEALAAAETGADLLVVQAPAAGGHSATLAPARPLATIPLPDLVSDVRHAVPLPLIATGGIATPADTAAALRAGAYAVMAGTALLRTHESGASAPHKAALADLAFTGTVLTRAFTGRPARALRNRFTDTYEPLAPLGYPAVHHLTAPLRRAAGAAGDTDLIHLWAGTGHRLARTEPAADTLTRLAAAR is encoded by the coding sequence GTGCTGTTCGCCCCCAATCCCGTCCCCGTCGCGCCGGACGCCTACCACGCCTACGCCCGCGTCCTCCAGCCGGAGGCCGACCGCCACCACGTCGCCCTCCCCGCCGACACCGTGACGGAGGACGACGACGCCTGGGCGGACAAGCTCGACCTGCTCCTCCGGGCCCCCGTCCCGTTGGTCTTCGGCCTGCCGCACCCCGACACCGTCCGGGCCCTCCAGGACGCGGTCAGCCTGGTCGCCCGGTCCGTCACCACCCCCGCCGAGGCCCTCGCCGCCGCCGAGACCGGCGCCGACCTGCTGGTCGTCCAGGCCCCGGCGGCCGGCGGACACTCCGCGACCCTCGCACCCGCCCGGCCCCTCGCCACGATCCCCCTTCCCGACCTGGTGAGCGACGTCCGGCACGCCGTCCCCCTGCCGCTGATCGCCACCGGCGGCATCGCCACCCCCGCCGACACCGCCGCCGCGCTGCGGGCCGGCGCGTACGCCGTCATGGCCGGCACCGCCTTGCTCCGCACCCACGAGAGCGGCGCCTCCGCACCGCACAAGGCCGCCCTGGCCGACCTGGCGTTCACCGGCACCGTGCTGACCCGCGCCTTCACCGGCCGCCCCGCCCGCGCCCTGCGCAACCGCTTCACCGACACCTACGAACCGCTCGCCCCGCTCGGCTACCCGGCGGTCCACCACCTCACCGCCCCGCTGCGCAGGGCCGCCGGCGCCGCCGGCGACACCGACCTGATCCACCTGTGGGCCGGCACCGGCCACCGCCTGGCCCGCACCGAACCCGCCGCCGACACCCTCACCCGTCTCGCCGCCGCCCGGTGA
- a CDS encoding alpha/beta hydrolase: MSSNRIVRIIFGRAAWTVSDIPTLVLSGGFDAQIAPSSGPYAARTLSRSTEVTVPYVAHVVLAGSACAQSITTSFFDTPTSPDTGCLAGLQPPAFEIAP; the protein is encoded by the coding sequence ATGTCGTCCAACCGCATCGTGCGGATCATCTTCGGCCGTGCCGCGTGGACGGTCAGTGACATCCCGACCCTCGTCCTGTCCGGCGGCTTCGACGCCCAGATCGCGCCCAGCAGCGGACCGTACGCCGCCCGGACGCTGAGCCGCTCCACCGAGGTCACCGTCCCGTACGTCGCCCACGTGGTCCTTGCCGGCTCCGCGTGCGCGCAGTCGATCACCACCTCGTTCTTCGACACCCCGACGAGCCCGGACACGGGTTGCCTCGCGGGTCTCCAACCGCCGGCGTTCGAGATCGCCCCGTAG
- a CDS encoding nuclear transport factor 2 family protein has product MNSTTDAEAILRGVLDQWKAAVDAHEPALVASHFTQDAIFQGLHPYSVGRKGVADYYDSQPLGMTTAYRILETRRLADDLVLGYLSVDFSFTDRPTLGVNLSVLVQRAHDDWYISHYQVSRID; this is encoded by the coding sequence ATGAACAGCACGACAGACGCCGAAGCGATCCTGCGCGGCGTCCTCGACCAGTGGAAAGCGGCCGTCGACGCGCACGAACCGGCGCTGGTCGCCTCCCACTTCACCCAGGACGCGATCTTCCAGGGACTGCACCCGTACAGCGTCGGCCGGAAAGGCGTCGCCGACTACTACGATTCCCAGCCCCTCGGGATGACGACCGCGTATCGCATTCTCGAAACCAGGCGGCTCGCCGACGACCTCGTGCTCGGTTACCTGAGTGTCGACTTCTCGTTCACCGACCGGCCGACGCTAGGCGTCAATCTCAGCGTGCTGGTACAGCGCGCGCACGACGACTGGTACATCAGCCACTACCAGGTCTCCCGCATCGACTAG
- a CDS encoding muconolactone Delta-isomerase family protein, which translates to MEFLVDMVTSVPEGTSEEAVAEIRAREAARARELAAQGRLLRLWRPPLAPGEWRTWGLFSADDAEHLEQVLASMPLRVWRHDTVTALSPHPSDPGL; encoded by the coding sequence ATGGAGTTCCTGGTCGACATGGTGACCAGTGTGCCGGAGGGCACTTCCGAGGAGGCCGTGGCGGAGATCCGAGCCAGAGAGGCGGCCCGGGCCCGGGAACTGGCCGCGCAGGGAAGGTTGCTGCGGCTGTGGCGTCCGCCGCTCGCCCCCGGCGAATGGCGCACCTGGGGCCTGTTCAGCGCGGACGACGCGGAGCACTTGGAGCAGGTGCTTGCGTCGATGCCGCTGCGAGTGTGGCGGCACGACACGGTAACTGCGCTGTCCCCGCACCCGAGTGACCCCGGGCTCTAG
- a CDS encoding MFS transporter, whose amino-acid sequence MTSTDLARGPDTATPTPDPHPSVLRNPDFRLLIGAATVSKLGTAVSSLAVPLTAVLALHSSAGQVGLLAMLSTLAFLLIGLPAGAWVDRIRRRPVMITADLVRAALLGSVPAAWLLGCLTIQQLYLVVLLTGAATVFFDVATLSQLPELVGRDQLTQANAHLVTVDALTLVGGRSAGGFLVALLSAPTAVVVDAASYLWSAILLLRIRRPEPRPQHRRDTRLSGDIREGLRFVFSHPTLRAIALAGACTNLSIQLCQTMLPVLFVRELGLSDGIIGLFFAAGGVGVFIGSQSARPLARRLGAGRVLWLMGLAVAPFGVLLALADRGPALWLAGAAWLITMCKVGIDNVLKVSFRQSVTPDHLLGRMNATMRVLLTGSLAIGAALAGLLGELASVRTALWVGAAGLAIVWVPIFFSPLRAQRELPGAGAPR is encoded by the coding sequence ATGACCAGCACTGATCTCGCCCGCGGGCCGGACACGGCCACTCCCACCCCCGATCCGCATCCCTCGGTCCTGCGAAACCCGGACTTTCGCCTGCTCATCGGCGCGGCCACGGTGAGCAAGCTCGGCACCGCAGTGAGTTCCCTGGCGGTACCGCTGACCGCCGTCCTGGCCCTGCACAGCTCGGCCGGACAGGTCGGCCTGCTGGCGATGCTGAGCACCCTCGCCTTCCTGCTGATCGGCCTGCCGGCCGGAGCCTGGGTGGACCGGATCCGCAGGCGGCCCGTGATGATCACCGCCGACCTGGTCAGGGCCGCGCTCCTCGGGTCGGTGCCAGCCGCCTGGCTGCTCGGTTGCCTAACGATCCAACAGCTCTATCTGGTGGTCCTGCTGACGGGCGCGGCCACGGTCTTCTTCGACGTGGCCACGCTGAGCCAACTGCCCGAACTGGTGGGTCGGGACCAGCTCACCCAGGCCAACGCCCACCTGGTGACGGTGGACGCCCTCACCCTGGTCGGCGGGCGCAGCGCGGGCGGCTTCCTGGTGGCACTGCTGTCCGCCCCGACAGCGGTCGTGGTCGACGCGGCCAGTTACCTGTGGTCGGCAATCCTCCTGCTGCGCATCCGCCGACCGGAGCCGCGCCCGCAGCACCGGCGCGACACCCGCCTCAGCGGCGATATCCGGGAGGGTCTGCGCTTCGTGTTCAGCCACCCGACCCTTCGGGCCATCGCGCTCGCCGGCGCCTGCACCAACCTGTCCATCCAGCTCTGCCAGACCATGCTGCCGGTGCTGTTCGTCCGTGAACTCGGCCTCTCCGACGGCATCATCGGCCTGTTCTTCGCAGCCGGTGGTGTCGGCGTGTTCATCGGTTCGCAGTCGGCCCGCCCGCTCGCCCGACGACTCGGCGCAGGTCGGGTGCTGTGGCTGATGGGCCTGGCCGTCGCGCCGTTCGGCGTCCTGCTGGCGCTGGCCGATCGCGGGCCGGCCCTCTGGCTCGCAGGGGCTGCCTGGCTGATCACCATGTGCAAGGTCGGCATCGACAACGTGCTCAAGGTCAGCTTCCGCCAGAGCGTGACACCGGACCACCTGCTCGGCCGGATGAACGCCACCATGCGGGTCCTGCTGACCGGCTCACTCGCGATCGGCGCCGCCCTGGCCGGTCTACTGGGCGAACTCGCCTCCGTCCGAACCGCCCTGTGGGTCGGCGCGGCCGGGCTCGCAATCGTCTGGGTACCGATCTTCTTCTCACCGCTGCGCGCCCAACGCGAACTGCCCGGCGCCGGCGCTCCGCGGTGA
- a CDS encoding ArsR/SmtB family transcription factor, which yields MLDLAFSVRDLARTRFALSPLWEVVASVRMLKRPAEHPLHRPWSDEVGRRLAVSGLDWRLLADLVPEPPGAIPVFIAPPPTTSVADLGLELAVLRATPPEQVRSGLSGPRAPRSERIDRLRGDPRRGLAELADIVESYWEIALAPYWPRMRSLLEGDVLHRARLFAEHGADQLLGDLASSVTWDDDTLYVGHHYARGSRQLGGRGLLLVPSVFVWPRVFSVISPNWQPTLRYPPRGVATLWERRSALPQALAAVIGRSRARLLAELDTPTSTTDLARRTGITAGGVSQHLTALRFAGLVDAHRSGRYVLYVRTEAAEVLLAAADARRDDAEVPSARSSPR from the coding sequence GTGCTGGACCTGGCGTTCTCCGTCCGCGATCTGGCCCGCACGAGGTTCGCCCTGTCGCCGCTGTGGGAGGTGGTGGCCAGTGTCAGGATGCTGAAGCGCCCGGCCGAGCACCCGCTGCACCGCCCGTGGAGCGACGAGGTCGGCCGCCGGTTGGCCGTCTCGGGGCTGGACTGGCGCCTGCTCGCCGATCTGGTCCCGGAACCGCCCGGCGCTATACCGGTCTTCATCGCGCCGCCACCGACAACCTCGGTCGCCGATCTTGGACTTGAGCTCGCCGTTCTGCGCGCGACGCCACCCGAGCAGGTCCGCTCCGGCCTCAGCGGTCCACGCGCGCCACGTTCCGAGCGGATCGACCGGCTGCGCGGCGATCCACGCCGCGGTCTCGCCGAACTCGCCGACATCGTGGAGTCGTACTGGGAGATCGCCCTCGCGCCCTACTGGCCCCGGATGCGCTCCCTCCTGGAGGGTGACGTGCTGCACCGGGCCAGACTGTTCGCCGAGCACGGAGCGGACCAACTGCTGGGCGACCTGGCGTCCAGCGTCACCTGGGACGACGACACCCTGTACGTCGGGCACCACTACGCTCGTGGCAGTCGACAACTCGGCGGGCGCGGGCTGCTGCTCGTTCCGTCGGTATTCGTCTGGCCCCGGGTCTTCTCCGTCATCAGCCCGAACTGGCAACCCACTTTGCGCTATCCGCCGCGCGGCGTGGCCACGCTCTGGGAACGGCGGTCCGCCCTCCCACAGGCCCTGGCAGCCGTCATCGGCCGGTCCAGGGCCCGCCTGCTGGCAGAACTCGACACACCCACCTCGACGACCGACCTGGCCCGCCGTACCGGGATCACCGCCGGCGGAGTCTCCCAGCACCTGACCGCTCTCCGCTTCGCCGGCCTGGTCGACGCACACCGCAGCGGCCGGTACGTGCTCTACGTCCGCACCGAGGCGGCGGAAGTCCTGCTGGCTGCTGCGGACGCACGGCGTGACGATGCGGAGGTGCCTTCGGCCCGAAGTTCTCCTCGATGA
- a CDS encoding IS1380 family transposase: MKKRSGLYPSVRVEGDGRGVVSQSGAVLLVETARKAGLDAALSAALTPWRKQRAVHDPGKILLDVALAVALGGDCLADIAMLRAEPALFGPVASDPTVSRLVDTLAMAGPRALAAIRRARAEVREQVWRLAGNAAPDAGGEVIVDIDGVLVLAHSEKEHAAKTWKKTFGHHPLFAFVDHGRDGSGEPVAGLLRPGNAGSNTAADHIEAARLALAQLPRKHRRGRRTLIRTDSGGGTHKFLNWLTTRGRWLSYSVGMTITDAIHQAVLLVPASTWTAAVEPDGEVRDGAWVAELAGDVLKGWPKGMRLIVRKERPHPGAQLRFTDADGMRLTCFATNTAHAPIAHLELRHRQRARAEDRIRAARDTGLRNLPLHDAAQNQVWLEIVQIALDLLAWMPMLALTGSARRWEPKRLRLRLFSAAAQLVTTGRRWHLRLARHWPWTDLITDAFARLQALPNPG, from the coding sequence GTGAAGAAGCGTAGCGGGTTGTATCCGAGTGTCCGCGTCGAGGGCGATGGTCGCGGGGTGGTCTCGCAGTCCGGCGCCGTGCTGCTGGTCGAGACCGCCCGCAAGGCGGGGCTGGACGCGGCGCTGTCGGCGGCGCTGACGCCGTGGCGCAAGCAGCGGGCGGTTCATGATCCCGGCAAGATCCTTCTGGACGTCGCGCTCGCCGTGGCCCTGGGCGGGGACTGCCTGGCCGATATCGCGATGCTGCGGGCCGAGCCCGCCCTGTTCGGCCCGGTGGCCTCCGACCCGACCGTCTCCCGCCTGGTCGACACCCTGGCCATGGCCGGACCGCGAGCGCTCGCGGCGATCCGCCGGGCCAGGGCCGAAGTCCGCGAGCAGGTCTGGCGGTTGGCCGGCAACGCTGCCCCGGACGCGGGCGGCGAGGTGATCGTGGACATCGACGGGGTCCTGGTCCTGGCGCACTCCGAGAAAGAGCACGCCGCCAAGACCTGGAAGAAGACCTTCGGCCACCACCCGCTGTTCGCGTTCGTCGACCACGGACGCGATGGTTCCGGGGAACCGGTCGCCGGCCTGCTGAGACCGGGCAACGCGGGCAGCAACACCGCCGCCGACCACATCGAAGCGGCCCGTCTGGCGCTGGCCCAGTTGCCGAGGAAGCACCGGCGCGGACGCCGAACGCTGATCCGGACGGACTCCGGCGGGGGCACCCACAAGTTCCTCAACTGGCTCACCACACGCGGCCGATGGCTGTCCTACTCGGTCGGGATGACTATCACCGATGCGATCCACCAGGCCGTGCTCCTGGTCCCGGCCTCGACCTGGACGGCGGCCGTCGAGCCGGACGGCGAGGTCCGTGACGGCGCCTGGGTCGCGGAGCTCGCCGGTGACGTGCTCAAGGGCTGGCCGAAGGGGATGCGGCTGATCGTCCGCAAGGAACGGCCGCACCCCGGAGCCCAGTTGCGCTTCACCGACGCCGACGGAATGCGGCTGACCTGCTTCGCCACCAACACCGCCCACGCCCCGATCGCGCACCTGGAACTGCGGCACCGCCAGCGGGCCCGCGCCGAGGACCGCATCCGCGCCGCCCGTGACACCGGACTGCGCAACCTGCCCCTGCACGACGCCGCCCAGAACCAGGTCTGGCTGGAGATCGTCCAGATCGCGCTCGACCTACTGGCCTGGATGCCGATGCTCGCCCTGACCGGGTCCGCTCGCCGGTGGGAGCCCAAGCGCCTGCGGCTGCGGCTGTTCTCCGCCGCCGCCCAGCTGGTCACCACCGGCCGCCGCTGGCACCTCCGCCTCGCCCGCCACTGGCCCTGGACCGACCTGATCACAGACGCCTTCGCACGCCTGCAAGCCCTGCCGAACCCCGGCTGA
- a CDS encoding WhiB family transcriptional regulator, with amino-acid sequence MDRAVCKQDPELFFPIGNRGPALLQIEQAKAVCNRCPVRPECLLRALKTSQETGVWGGVSADELCAIRRRAARARRKA; translated from the coding sequence CTGGACCGCGCGGTGTGCAAGCAGGACCCCGAGCTGTTCTTTCCCATCGGCAACCGGGGGCCCGCCCTCCTGCAGATCGAGCAGGCCAAGGCGGTGTGCAACCGCTGCCCGGTGCGCCCCGAGTGCCTGCTGCGGGCGCTGAAGACCAGCCAGGAGACCGGCGTCTGGGGAGGCGTCAGCGCGGACGAACTGTGTGCCATACGCCGCCGCGCCGCCCGGGCCCGGCGCAAGGCCTAG
- a CDS encoding DUF3592 domain-containing protein: MTTREVIGFVLAVLASLLCLWGGMREARLQARLRQYGVHTEGVVVDQHLAPSDDFDLTPVIEFTDRQGRPVRFTPAATGKRMGMDLGTQVPVVYLPEHPENGRVFMRRYLRPMVISLLTGSVLFLGVAVWIWLTR; this comes from the coding sequence ATGACGACACGTGAAGTGATCGGTTTCGTGCTGGCCGTGTTGGCGAGCCTGCTGTGTCTGTGGGGTGGTATGCGGGAGGCGCGGCTGCAAGCGCGGCTGCGCCAATACGGCGTACACACCGAGGGGGTGGTGGTGGACCAGCATCTGGCGCCGTCGGACGATTTTGATTTGACGCCCGTCATCGAGTTCACCGACCGGCAGGGCCGACCCGTCAGGTTCACGCCCGCGGCGACGGGGAAGCGGATGGGGATGGACCTTGGAACCCAGGTGCCGGTCGTCTATCTGCCCGAACACCCCGAGAATGGAAGGGTGTTCATGCGAAGGTACCTCCGACCTATGGTCATCAGCCTGCTTACCGGAAGCGTGCTCTTCCTCGGCGTCGCGGTTTGGATCTGGCTCACCCGCTGA
- a CDS encoding transglutaminase-like domain-containing protein, giving the protein MRDQVAHSADTGTYSGAFRASEVLAARNAICHGKSHLLAALLRAQGVPAGLCYQRLEYGEGGFALHALNAVHLDGRWSRLDARGNREGVDAQYDLQTERLAWPVRPELGERDYPGIFATPPAPVLQALAHAVPGRSGYGYGYGYGYGYGYGYLPSELPGTNTDG; this is encoded by the coding sequence TTGCGCGACCAGGTGGCGCACTCCGCCGACACGGGCACGTACAGCGGGGCGTTCCGCGCCTCCGAGGTGCTGGCCGCGCGCAACGCGATCTGCCACGGCAAGTCCCACCTGCTGGCCGCACTGCTGAGGGCGCAGGGCGTGCCGGCCGGCCTGTGCTACCAGCGGCTGGAGTACGGCGAGGGCGGCTTCGCCCTGCACGCCCTCAACGCCGTGCACCTGGACGGCCGCTGGTCCCGCCTGGACGCCCGGGGCAACCGGGAGGGCGTGGACGCACAGTACGACCTGCAGACGGAACGCCTCGCCTGGCCCGTCCGCCCGGAACTCGGCGAGCGCGACTACCCCGGCATCTTCGCCACCCCGCCGGCCCCAGTGCTCCAGGCGCTCGCCCACGCGGTGCCCGGCCGGTCCGGCTACGGCTACGGCTACGGCTACGGCTACGGCTACGGCTACGGCTACCTGCCGAGCGAACTCCCCGGGACGAACACCGACGGCTGA
- a CDS encoding phosphoribosyltransferase, with amino-acid sequence MTDVRETLDYQTFGRAVRELAQTIAADGFEPDLILSIARGGVFVAGALAYALDCKNIHLVNVEFYTGVGTTLEMPVMLAPVPAAIDFTDKKVLIADDVADTGKTLKLVYDFCLGHVAEVRSAVIYEKSHSLVKCEYVWKKTDDWIEFPWSTEEPVVKRAGQVLDA; translated from the coding sequence GTGACTGATGTGCGCGAGACCCTGGATTACCAGACGTTCGGGCGGGCGGTGCGCGAGCTCGCGCAGACGATCGCCGCCGACGGCTTCGAGCCCGATCTCATCCTGAGCATCGCCCGTGGCGGGGTGTTCGTGGCGGGCGCTCTGGCGTATGCGCTGGACTGCAAGAACATCCACCTGGTGAACGTCGAGTTCTACACGGGCGTGGGCACCACCCTCGAAATGCCCGTCATGCTGGCGCCCGTCCCGGCGGCGATCGACTTCACCGACAAGAAGGTCCTGATCGCCGACGACGTCGCCGACACGGGCAAGACGCTGAAGCTGGTGTACGACTTCTGTCTCGGTCACGTCGCCGAGGTGCGGTCCGCCGTCATCTACGAGAAGTCGCACTCCCTCGTGAAGTGCGAGTACGTGTGGAAGAAGACCGACGACTGGATCGAGTTCCCCTGGTCGACGGAGGAACCGGTCGTCAAGCGCGCGGGGCAGGTGCTCGACGCCTGA
- the thpR gene encoding RNA 2',3'-cyclic phosphodiesterase, with protein sequence MDVHPEPPTLRVFVALAPPDDAKDELARALQPAYAKYPQLRWNRIEDWHITLAFLGELPATAVPLLRSVLAARAASHPALHLALRGGGHFDERLLWSGIDGDLDGLHQLATDVRDLVASCGIEFNNRPLRPHLTLARARRDDPTSVPQAAAGLAGFVGRPWPAERLHLVGSKFGRGPGPIRYRDIEAWRFGTAAP encoded by the coding sequence GTGGACGTTCACCCCGAGCCCCCGACCCTGCGCGTCTTCGTGGCGCTGGCCCCGCCCGACGACGCCAAGGACGAACTGGCCCGAGCCCTGCAGCCCGCCTACGCCAAGTACCCGCAGCTGCGCTGGAACCGGATCGAGGACTGGCACATCACCCTGGCCTTCCTCGGCGAACTGCCCGCCACCGCAGTGCCGTTGCTGCGATCCGTACTCGCCGCCAGGGCCGCGTCCCACCCCGCCCTGCACCTGGCCCTGCGCGGCGGCGGCCACTTCGACGAGCGGCTGCTGTGGAGCGGCATCGACGGCGACCTCGACGGACTGCACCAGCTCGCCACCGACGTCCGCGACCTCGTCGCCTCCTGCGGGATCGAGTTCAACAACCGCCCGCTGCGCCCCCACCTGACCCTGGCACGCGCCCGCCGCGACGATCCCACCAGCGTCCCGCAGGCCGCGGCCGGACTCGCCGGGTTCGTGGGCCGCCCGTGGCCGGCCGAGCGCCTCCACCTGGTCGGCAGCAAATTCGGCCGCGGCCCCGGCCCGATCCGCTACCGCGACATCGAGGCGTGGCGGTTCGGCACCGCTGCGCCGTAG